The following proteins are encoded in a genomic region of Spirochaetota bacterium:
- a CDS encoding amidohydrolase, producing MDKKEINNKNNKIEEYFFDLLVSIRRSLHRIPEPSLKEFNTANYIISILEENKIEYRRISETGIIAYIEGNNKEPLLCFRADMDALPIKEETNLDFTSKNDGYMHACGHDFHMSIILNLAIYFKNHKPDSSLLFIFQPGEEGSGGAQLMLNCGLWEIFGKPEAIFGFHVWPSLETGYVAFCEGEAWAGSVEFLIKLKGKGGHGAYPHETSDLVSIFSDWYLQVQNFITRKIEADELALITCGKISGANKSNIIPSVLEIGGTLRYFKDEIKERILIFSKEYLENLSKLYGAESDFLILSDYIPIVNDFLLSKKLMDFLNNKKNIKFYNLNRLNLPKVKLTKKVMVADDISYFIRDIGKGIYFFLGVKNPGLSILQSLHTKDFNPDESALKYGFEFFKFLVDHYNIIF from the coding sequence ATGGATAAAAAAGAGATTAATAATAAAAATAATAAAATTGAGGAGTATTTTTTTGATTTACTTGTATCAATAAGAAGGTCTTTACATAGAATACCTGAACCATCTTTAAAAGAGTTTAATACGGCAAATTATATAATAAGTATTTTGGAAGAAAATAAGATAGAGTATAGAAGAATTTCAGAAACTGGTATAATTGCTTATATTGAAGGAAATAATAAAGAGCCTCTTTTATGCTTTAGAGCTGATATGGATGCACTACCAATAAAAGAGGAAACAAATTTGGATTTTACTTCAAAAAATGATGGATATATGCATGCATGTGGCCATGATTTTCATATGTCTATTATTTTGAATCTTGCAATATATTTTAAAAACCACAAACCTGATAGTTCTCTTTTGTTTATCTTTCAACCAGGAGAGGAAGGTAGTGGTGGTGCTCAACTAATGCTTAATTGTGGATTGTGGGAAATTTTTGGAAAACCTGAAGCTATCTTTGGTTTTCATGTATGGCCTTCACTTGAAACCGGTTATGTTGCATTTTGTGAGGGAGAGGCTTGGGCTGGTTCTGTAGAATTTTTGATTAAATTAAAAGGGAAAGGTGGACATGGTGCTTATCCTCATGAAACTTCAGATCTTGTATCTATATTTTCAGATTGGTATTTGCAAGTCCAAAATTTTATAACTAGGAAAATAGAAGCTGATGAACTTGCTCTAATTACTTGTGGGAAGATTAGTGGTGCAAATAAATCCAATATTATTCCTTCGGTCCTTGAAATAGGTGGAACTTTAAGATATTTTAAGGATGAGATAAAAGAAAGAATATTAATATTTTCAAAAGAATATTTAGAAAATCTTTCAAAATTGTATGGAGCAGAATCTGATTTTTTAATTCTTTCAGATTATATTCCTATTGTTAATGATTTTTTACTTTCAAAAAAATTAATGGATTTTCTAAATAATAAAAAAAATATAAAGTTCTATAATTTAAATAGATTAAATTTACCAAAAGTAAAATTAACCAAAAAAGTAATGGTTGCTGATGATATATCATATTTTATTAGAGATATTGGAAAAGGTATTTACTTTTTTCTTGGTGTTAAAAATCCTGGGTTAAGTATTCTACAATCTTTACATACAAAAGATTTTAATCCTGATGAAAGTGCATTAAAATATGGATTTGAGTTTTTTAAATTTTTAGTTGATCATTATAATATTATTTTTTAG
- a CDS encoding 3-phosphoglycerate dehydrogenase, translated as MNILFLSEVYGFDFDKLKEHKIFLYYKDFKGIPIEDIIENYDILIVRHKDKVDKSLIKKAKNLKMIISCDVENDNIDIDFAEHNNISVMSIPEAHSISVAELTIGLMLNLSRNLCFYNFKYKNNFNLSKDYLGNELSGKTLGIIGFGRVGREVAKRALSFNMNVIAYDKFLKSLSLQEVKMVSLDDLLMSSDIITLHIPLIKEDKFIIGKEEFDKMKSGVLIINASRSGLIDMDILINKLINGFVGGIALDSVESKRYVDMINGLSDLQHKILLTPHIGALTYEAEKRIGDYIVKIIKGFEHK; from the coding sequence ATGAATATTCTTTTCTTAAGCGAAGTATATGGTTTTGATTTTGACAAATTAAAAGAGCATAAAATTTTTTTGTATTATAAAGATTTCAAAGGTATTCCAATTGAAGATATAATTGAAAATTATGACATCCTAATTGTAAGGCATAAGGATAAAGTAGATAAAAGTTTAATTAAAAAAGCAAAAAACTTGAAAATGATAATTTCCTGTGATGTTGAAAACGACAATATTGATATTGATTTTGCAGAACATAATAATATTTCAGTTATGAGTATTCCAGAAGCTCATAGTATTTCAGTTGCGGAACTTACAATTGGACTTATGCTTAATCTTTCAAGAAATTTGTGTTTTTATAATTTTAAATATAAAAATAATTTTAATCTTTCAAAAGACTATTTGGGTAATGAATTGTCTGGAAAGACTCTTGGGATTATTGGTTTTGGAAGAGTAGGAAGGGAAGTTGCAAAAAGAGCTCTATCTTTTAATATGAATGTAATTGCATATGATAAGTTTTTAAAAAGTTTAAGTTTACAAGAAGTTAAAATGGTTTCTTTGGATGACTTATTAATGTCTTCAGATATAATAACTCTTCATATTCCCCTTATAAAAGAAGATAAATTTATTATTGGAAAAGAAGAGTTTGATAAAATGAAAAGTGGGGTTTTAATTATTAATGCTTCAAGATCTGGTTTAATTGATATGGATATTTTAATAAATAAACTTATAAATGGCTTTGTTGGTGGTATTGCATTAGATTCTGTTGAGTCTAAAAGATATGTTGATATGATAAATGGTTTATCTGATTTACAACATAAAATTTTATTAACACCTCATATTGGGGCTTTAACTTATGAAGCAGAAAAAAGAATAGGGGATTATATTGTTAAAATTATAAAAGGATTTGAACATAAATAA
- the pruA gene encoding L-glutamate gamma-semialdehyde dehydrogenase, with translation MNGFFNIPHPKNEPVFSYKPGSLERKELKDKLNFLKSMQIEIPLIIGGKEIRTGVTGNCIIPHNKNHILGKYHKATEKELKMAMESAKEAWKYWANIEWDERVSVFIKAAELLSTEYRSLLNACAMLDLSKTCYQAEIDSACELIDFFRYNSYFAQEIYKNQPESVYGVWNRVEYRPIEGFIFAVTPFNFASIAGNLPSSPAIMGNVVLWKPASSAVYTAYHIMKLLQKAGLPDGVINFVPCDGKVASEVIFNSEDFSGIHFTGSTETFNSIWKTIANNLNTYKNYPRIVGETGGKDFVFVHSSASILETAVALIRGAYEYQGQKCSAASRAYIPKSLWPDLKEILIDMISSIRMGDVEDFRNFMSAVIDESSFNKIKSYIDYAKYSKNDQILIGGDCDNSKGYFIKPTLIQTTDPYSKLMIEEIFGPVLTVYVYDDNKYEETLEICNNTSCYGLTGSIFAEDRKAIQIANNILRYAAGNFYINDKPTGAIVNQQPFGGGRKSGTNDKAGSYLNLLRWVSTRSIKENFIPPKDYRYPFMESE, from the coding sequence AAGAATTAAAAGACAAATTAAATTTTCTAAAATCGATGCAAATTGAGATACCACTTATTATAGGTGGAAAAGAAATTAGAACTGGTGTAACTGGAAATTGTATAATTCCTCATAACAAAAATCATATACTTGGTAAATATCATAAAGCTACAGAAAAAGAATTAAAAATGGCTATGGAAAGTGCAAAAGAAGCTTGGAAATATTGGGCAAATATTGAATGGGATGAAAGAGTTTCTGTTTTTATTAAAGCAGCAGAGCTTCTTTCAACTGAGTATAGAAGTTTGTTAAATGCTTGTGCTATGTTAGATTTATCTAAAACATGTTATCAAGCAGAGATAGATTCTGCATGTGAACTTATAGATTTTTTTAGATACAATTCATATTTTGCACAAGAAATATATAAAAATCAACCTGAAAGTGTTTATGGTGTTTGGAATAGAGTTGAATATAGACCAATTGAAGGGTTTATTTTTGCTGTAACACCGTTTAATTTTGCTTCAATTGCGGGAAATTTACCATCCTCTCCTGCCATTATGGGAAATGTTGTTTTATGGAAACCTGCTTCTTCAGCTGTTTATACTGCTTATCATATAATGAAGCTTTTGCAAAAAGCAGGTTTACCTGATGGGGTTATTAATTTTGTACCTTGTGATGGAAAAGTTGCTTCTGAAGTTATTTTTAATAGTGAAGATTTTTCAGGTATTCATTTTACTGGGTCAACTGAAACATTTAACTCTATTTGGAAAACAATAGCGAATAATTTGAATACTTATAAAAATTACCCAAGAATTGTAGGTGAAACAGGAGGTAAAGATTTTGTTTTTGTTCATTCATCAGCATCAATTCTTGAAACAGCTGTGGCATTGATTAGAGGAGCATATGAATATCAAGGACAAAAGTGTTCTGCAGCCTCGAGAGCTTATATCCCTAAAAGTTTGTGGCCAGATTTAAAAGAAATTTTAATTGATATGATTTCGTCTATAAGAATGGGTGATGTTGAAGATTTTAGGAACTTTATGAGTGCTGTTATAGATGAAAGTTCTTTTAATAAAATAAAATCCTACATAGATTATGCAAAATATTCAAAAAATGATCAGATCTTGATAGGGGGAGATTGTGATAATTCAAAAGGATATTTTATAAAACCTACTTTAATTCAAACAACTGACCCATACTCAAAGTTAATGATAGAAGAGATATTTGGACCAGTTTTAACTGTTTATGTTTATGATGATAATAAATATGAGGAAACTCTTGAAATATGTAATAATACATCTTGCTATGGATTAACAGGGTCTATATTTGCAGAAGATAGAAAAGCGATTCAAATTGCAAATAATATTTTAAGATATGCAGCAGGAAACTTTTATATAAATGATAAGCCTACAGGAGCAATTGTAAATCAACAACCATTCGGTGGTGGTAGAAAATCTGGAACAAATGATAAAGCAGGATCATATTTAAATTTATTAAGATGGGTTTCTACTAGATCTATAAAAGAAAATTTTATACCACCTAAGGATTATAGATATCCATTTATGGAAAGTGAATAA